The genome window TGGCTGGGGATGCTGGGGATGCACGGTCTCTACGAGGCCAACCTCGCGATGCATGGCTGCGACCTGATGATCAACATCGGCGCGCGCTTCGACGACCGCATCACCGGGCGCATCTCCGACTTTTCGCCCCATTCCGCCAAGGCCCATATCGACATCGACCCAAGCTCCATCAACAAGGTGATCCACGTCGATTTCCCGATCGTGGGCGACGTGGCCCATGTGCTCGAGGATGCCCTGCGCATCTGGAAGTCGCGCGGCCGCAAGACCAACAAGGCCGGCCTCTCCAAGTGGTGGAAGCAGATCGCCGACTGGAAGGCCGTGCGCTGCCTCGCCTACGAGCCGAGCAAGAAGACCATCAAGCCCCAGCACGCGCTGGAACGGCTGGAGGCGCTCACCAAGGACCATGACCGCTACATCACCACCGAGGTCGGCCAGCACCAGATGTGGGCGGCCCAGTTCCTCGGCTTCGAGGACCCCAACCGCTGGATGACCTCCGGCGGCCTCGGCACCATGGGCTACGGCTTCCCCGCCTCCATCGGCGTGCAGATCGCCCATCCCGACGCGCTGGTGATCAACGTCGCCGGCGAGGCGAGCTGGCTGATGAACATGCAGGAAATGGGCACCGCGGCGCAGTATCGCCTGCCGGTGAAGCAGTTCATCCTCAACAACGAGCGGCTGGGGATGGTGCGCCAGTGGCAGGAGCTGCTGCACGGCGAGCGCTATTCGCACTCCTGGTCCGAGGCGCTGCCCGATTTCGTCAAGCTGGCCGAGGCCTTCGGCGCCAAGGGCATCTGCATCTCCGACCCCGCAGACCTCGATGACGCGATCATGGAGATGATCAACCACGACGGCCCCGTGATCTTCGACTGCCTCGTCGAAAAGCACGAGAACTGCCTGCCGATGATCCCCTCGGGCGAGCCCCACAACAAGATGATCCTCAACGGCGCCAACACCGCCGATGCCATCAAGGAGGGCGGCAAGGTCATGGTCTGACCGGCCCCCGGTGCGGCGCCCCCCCTCGCGGGGGCGCCGCCCTTCTGCCCGAGGCACCCTCATGTCGCACTACATGCGCTTCTTCTTCACCAGCCCCGCGCCCGCGCTGTCCCGGCTCGCCGCCACGCTGCCCACCGCCCTGCCCCGCCACAGCCTGCGTCACCTCGCCCCCGAGGACGCCCCCCGCGAGGCAGAGCTCTACGCGGGCGAAACCCTCTGCGCCGCGCTCGACCTCACCCTGCCCGGCACGCCGCTCTTCA of Oceanicola sp. 502str15 contains these proteins:
- a CDS encoding acetolactate synthase 3 large subunit is translated as MARQMTGAKMVVQALKDQGVEVVFGYPGGAVLPIYDEIFQQNDIRHILVRHEQGATHAAEGYARSTGKPGVVLVTSGPGATNAVTGITDALMDSIPMIVLTGQVPTFAIGSDAFQEADTVGITRPCTKMNWLVKDTDQLGQTIHEAFHVATSGRPGPVLIDIPKDVQFANGTYTSPKQMQSHYAPKVKGDSEMITALVEAMEEAERPVFYTGGGVINSGTAASQLLREFVSETGFPITSTLMGLGAYPASGKEWLGMLGMHGLYEANLAMHGCDLMINIGARFDDRITGRISDFSPHSAKAHIDIDPSSINKVIHVDFPIVGDVAHVLEDALRIWKSRGRKTNKAGLSKWWKQIADWKAVRCLAYEPSKKTIKPQHALERLEALTKDHDRYITTEVGQHQMWAAQFLGFEDPNRWMTSGGLGTMGYGFPASIGVQIAHPDALVINVAGEASWLMNMQEMGTAAQYRLPVKQFILNNERLGMVRQWQELLHGERYSHSWSEALPDFVKLAEAFGAKGICISDPADLDDAIMEMINHDGPVIFDCLVEKHENCLPMIPSGEPHNKMILNGANTADAIKEGGKVMV